From Methanomassiliicoccales archaeon LGM-RCC1, one genomic window encodes:
- a CDS encoding acyltransferase — MEGATSKSKLPRNSNLEMARIIAMLMIIAFHQIIFTNGSFPDSPDISVLTYSFGCTLGLAGVVIFTLITGYFMANQKITVTKILKLLMEVWFFSITIRLCGILFFGNTVNEEYILDMLFPIISDEYWFISSYLILVLLSPLINLCLHTISTKAHLALCTGMLIVTWGLFSIHNITIDGAPVVSKHLSLITLYCIGAFISLHPQPIISSKKTSGFTLAYALIATLALSFAVTFLVYDRSLGWDWIPQLIIVLIVFIGGALLCLIAPKGKFFDRLFIFLILFLPVPLFLDLGYNDFQGMVNIYMGKMSGITLLLGFATFLYFLNKKPKTSKAVNWVAASMFGVYLIHENPIMHYHLWNEWLGLPEYFGNALYPLIVIAVTVVVFIVCVFIDKARIYLVFKPLDRYLQKFYAWAESLVEKVGKMADASLK; from the coding sequence GTGGAAGGTGCAACGTCCAAGAGCAAACTGCCCCGCAACTCCAATCTGGAAATGGCCAGAATAATTGCGATGCTGATGATAATAGCGTTCCATCAGATCATCTTCACCAACGGATCTTTCCCCGACTCCCCCGATATAAGCGTCCTGACCTACTCATTCGGATGCACACTGGGGCTTGCCGGTGTCGTGATCTTCACGCTGATCACCGGGTACTTCATGGCCAATCAGAAGATAACGGTCACAAAAATACTCAAACTCCTGATGGAGGTCTGGTTCTTCTCGATAACTATCAGGCTTTGCGGTATTCTGTTCTTCGGCAATACCGTTAATGAAGAATACATCCTGGATATGCTCTTCCCGATTATATCGGACGAATATTGGTTCATTAGCTCATATCTGATACTTGTCCTACTTTCACCGCTAATCAACTTGTGTCTCCACACCATATCGACCAAGGCCCACCTGGCGCTGTGCACCGGCATGCTAATCGTCACCTGGGGGCTCTTTTCCATCCACAATATCACCATCGATGGGGCACCGGTGGTATCCAAGCACCTATCGCTGATTACCCTTTACTGCATCGGCGCATTCATCAGCCTGCACCCGCAGCCGATAATAAGCAGCAAAAAGACCAGCGGCTTCACACTTGCTTACGCGTTGATTGCAACGCTGGCACTATCCTTTGCCGTGACATTCCTGGTATATGACAGGAGCCTCGGATGGGACTGGATCCCACAGCTCATCATCGTTTTGATCGTTTTCATCGGGGGAGCGCTGCTGTGCCTGATAGCCCCCAAAGGGAAGTTCTTCGACAGACTGTTCATATTCCTGATATTGTTCCTACCAGTTCCGCTCTTCCTCGATCTGGGATACAACGACTTCCAGGGTATGGTCAATATCTACATGGGGAAGATGAGCGGCATCACGCTCCTGCTCGGCTTCGCGACCTTCCTGTATTTCCTCAACAAAAAACCGAAAACCAGCAAGGCCGTGAACTGGGTAGCGGCATCCATGTTCGGCGTATACCTGATACACGAGAACCCCATCATGCACTATCATCTATGGAATGAGTGGCTCGGGCTTCCAGAATACTTCGGAAATGCCCTCTACCCGTTGATCGTCATAGCCGTGACGGTGGTGGTGTTCATAGTCTGCGTATTCATCGATAAGGCAAGGATATACCTGGTATTCAAGCCGCTGGACCGGTATCTGCAAAAGTTTTACGCATGGGCCGAATCATTAGTTGAGAAAGTGGGAAAAATGGCGGATGCGAGCCTCAAATGA